The proteins below are encoded in one region of Metabacillus dongyingensis:
- a CDS encoding ABC transporter substrate-binding protein: protein MKTSFGTYFHRIALMLLLLAGILSGCTQGEQTQQASKSKEQTQQAEKKEEAYPVTVTDDAGKEITLEEKPEKIVSLLPSTTEMLFALGLDKEIVGVSDYDNYPEAVSKKEKVGAQDLNAEKIIALQPDVAFLQEYHAQNHGEIIKQFEAAGIKVFIVGSQNSFDQVYKAIRTVGKATGTLDKADSIIADMDAKVKAIKEKAKAVKEKKQVWIEVSPQPDIYTTGKGTFMNEMLEMIGASNVASSEEGWVKMDEEKIVSSNPDVIITTYGYYVDNPAEQVLNRSGWKEVKAVQSKEVFDVNSDMVTRPGPRLADGVEELGKLIYPDVFKK, encoded by the coding sequence ATGAAAACATCTTTCGGCACCTATTTTCATCGTATTGCCCTAATGCTGCTTTTGCTGGCAGGAATTCTCTCGGGATGTACACAGGGAGAACAGACACAGCAAGCGAGCAAGAGCAAGGAACAAACACAGCAGGCTGAAAAAAAGGAAGAAGCTTACCCAGTAACAGTCACAGATGATGCTGGAAAAGAAATAACGCTAGAGGAAAAACCTGAGAAAATTGTTTCGCTGCTACCGAGCACGACTGAAATGCTTTTTGCACTTGGATTGGACAAGGAAATCGTCGGTGTCTCTGATTATGACAACTATCCCGAAGCCGTTTCAAAAAAGGAAAAAGTAGGAGCACAGGATCTTAATGCAGAGAAAATCATTGCTCTGCAGCCGGATGTAGCTTTTCTTCAGGAGTACCATGCCCAAAATCACGGGGAAATCATCAAACAGTTTGAAGCGGCAGGCATCAAGGTGTTTATTGTCGGCTCCCAAAATTCATTCGACCAGGTTTACAAAGCCATCCGCACTGTCGGGAAGGCAACAGGCACGTTAGATAAAGCAGACAGCATCATTGCAGATATGGATGCAAAAGTTAAGGCCATCAAGGAAAAAGCAAAAGCTGTCAAAGAAAAAAAACAAGTTTGGATTGAAGTCTCTCCACAGCCTGATATTTACACAACAGGCAAAGGAACGTTTATGAATGAAATGCTTGAAATGATTGGTGCGTCCAATGTAGCTTCATCTGAAGAAGGCTGGGTAAAAATGGACGAAGAGAAAATCGTCAGCAGCAATCCGGATGTGATCATCACCACATATGGCTACTACGTCGACAATCCAGCTGAGCAAGTTCTAAACAGAAGCGGCTGGAAGGAAGTAAAAGCTGTTCAGTCAAAGGAAGTGTTTGACGTAAACAGCGACATGGTGACTCGTCCTGGACCCCGTTTAGCGGATGGAGTTGAAGAGCTTGGAAAACTCATTTATCCAGATGTTTTCAAAAAATAA
- the cobT gene encoding nicotinate-nucleotide--dimethylbenzimidazole phosphoribosyltransferase: protein MIDIYQQIDAIEPVSKQKGIEALAYIHSLTKPMNSLGEIEKIAVQLSEITTDVKPEVFPPGVIVFAADHGVAEEGVSAYPQEVTAQMVNNFLSGGAAINVFTKRINGLLEIVDAGVKTDIPGVRSEKIGYGTKNFAVEPAMTRKEAIRSLELGMERAEAMIKNGARLLILGEMGIGNTTSSSAIAAALSVLKPEDITGRGTGIESKQVAYKAEVIKKALNKLKPDANDPIDVLSKVGGFEIGAMTGAMLYAASKKIPVILDGFICTTAALVASKLNRHVRNYMIAGHLSVEPGHLHVLNLLGKKPLVSLGMRLGEGTGAVLVYPLIEAAAEMVKGMATFDTAGVSKERTIK from the coding sequence ATGATTGATATTTATCAGCAGATAGATGCGATAGAGCCTGTCAGTAAACAAAAAGGGATTGAAGCATTAGCCTACATACATTCCTTAACAAAGCCAATGAACAGCCTTGGTGAAATAGAAAAAATTGCTGTGCAGCTTTCAGAAATCACAACTGATGTAAAACCTGAAGTATTTCCCCCGGGTGTAATCGTCTTTGCTGCAGACCACGGAGTAGCAGAGGAAGGGGTCTCTGCCTATCCTCAAGAGGTGACTGCTCAGATGGTAAACAATTTTCTGAGCGGAGGGGCAGCCATAAACGTTTTTACAAAACGGATAAATGGGTTACTGGAAATCGTAGATGCAGGAGTGAAAACAGATATTCCGGGAGTCCGTTCTGAAAAGATCGGCTATGGAACAAAAAATTTCGCGGTTGAACCTGCCATGACAAGAAAGGAAGCAATCCGTTCACTGGAATTGGGAATGGAAAGGGCTGAAGCTATGATAAAAAATGGCGCAAGGCTCCTGATCCTAGGAGAAATGGGCATTGGCAATACAACATCAAGCAGTGCCATTGCAGCCGCCCTGAGCGTGTTAAAGCCTGAGGATATCACGGGAAGAGGAACAGGAATTGAGTCGAAGCAGGTTGCTTATAAAGCCGAGGTTATTAAAAAAGCTCTAAATAAGCTGAAGCCTGACGCCAATGACCCGATCGATGTTCTTTCTAAGGTAGGCGGTTTTGAAATCGGAGCGATGACAGGCGCCATGCTTTACGCAGCATCTAAAAAAATTCCGGTTATTTTAGATGGATTTATATGCACAACGGCTGCGCTCGTTGCTTCAAAATTAAATCGGCATGTGCGTAATTATATGATTGCCGGGCATTTATCGGTTGAACCGGGACATCTTCATGTATTGAATTTGCTCGGGAAAAAGCCGCTGGTGTCACTGGGGATGAGGCTTGGCGAAGGTACCGGAGCTGTGCTTGTCTACCCGCTGATTGAAGCAGCCGCTGAAATGGTAAAAGGGATGGCAACCTTTGATACGGCAGGTGTATCAAAGGAACGTACAATAAAATAA
- a CDS encoding cobyric acid synthase: MELNTNEPKSLKLMIQGTHSDAGKSMFVTALCRIFREDGYRTAPFKSQNMALNSYITSDGKEIGRAQGIQAEAAGIEATTDMNPILIKPSKDMESQVVFHGKPYANMKASEYREDFFQLGLEAIRESLMKLSDKYEVIVIEGAGSPAEVNLNDRELVNMRVAAIAEAPVILIGDIDKGGVFASLVGTLQLISECDRKRIIGVIINKFRGDLSLLQPGLDWFEEYTGLPVLGVVPFLPDLEIDGEDSLVLSQYSNGTNHDAELDVAVLSYPRLSNFTDIDPLRLEPDVNIRFVKKAVHFGNPDLIILPGTKNTAEDLLFLKQTGLFDKIRSAYEKGTQLAGICGGYQMLGEKLMDPNGVESDHQELGGLGIFPVNTTILSEKKTIRSEGYCSLKDFGRISLSGYEIHMGQTASTRKAEPFSVLSGTEEGCTARDGQVFGTYLHDVFHNDEFRWLYLNKLRQKKGLKPIERSLRFRAFKESEYDRLAAHVKGSIQMKKIYSAMKTFFYKEVK, translated from the coding sequence ATGGAATTGAATACTAATGAGCCAAAATCATTAAAACTGATGATTCAGGGTACACACTCAGACGCTGGAAAAAGCATGTTCGTTACGGCACTATGCCGGATATTTCGAGAGGACGGCTATAGAACAGCGCCTTTTAAATCACAAAATATGGCTCTGAATTCTTACATTACCAGTGATGGCAAGGAAATAGGCAGAGCTCAGGGAATTCAGGCCGAAGCTGCCGGAATTGAAGCCACAACTGATATGAATCCGATCCTAATTAAACCTTCAAAAGATATGGAGTCTCAGGTCGTTTTTCACGGGAAGCCCTATGCAAATATGAAGGCATCCGAGTACAGAGAGGACTTTTTCCAATTAGGTCTTGAGGCGATTAGAGAATCGCTGATGAAACTGTCGGACAAATACGAGGTCATTGTGATAGAAGGAGCAGGTTCTCCTGCAGAGGTTAATTTAAATGACCGAGAGCTTGTCAATATGAGAGTAGCAGCAATTGCAGAAGCTCCAGTGATTTTAATCGGAGATATTGACAAAGGAGGCGTTTTCGCCAGTCTGGTCGGGACCCTTCAGCTCATTAGCGAGTGTGACCGGAAGCGGATTATAGGTGTCATCATCAATAAATTCAGAGGGGACCTTTCACTGCTTCAGCCGGGATTGGACTGGTTTGAAGAATATACGGGGCTGCCGGTACTTGGAGTTGTTCCATTTTTGCCTGACCTTGAAATAGATGGGGAAGATTCCCTTGTTTTAAGCCAGTATTCAAATGGTACCAATCACGATGCAGAACTTGACGTAGCTGTTCTTTCATATCCGAGATTATCCAACTTTACAGATATCGATCCGTTAAGACTGGAGCCTGATGTGAATATCCGTTTTGTTAAAAAAGCTGTGCATTTTGGAAATCCTGATCTCATTATTTTGCCTGGAACCAAAAACACAGCTGAAGACCTGCTGTTTCTTAAGCAAACAGGACTCTTTGACAAAATAAGATCTGCTTATGAAAAAGGAACTCAACTAGCAGGCATTTGCGGAGGCTATCAAATGCTCGGCGAAAAGCTGATGGATCCAAACGGCGTTGAATCAGATCATCAGGAACTTGGTGGACTTGGTATTTTCCCTGTAAATACAACCATCTTATCCGAAAAGAAAACCATCCGCTCTGAGGGCTATTGCTCACTAAAAGATTTTGGCAGAATTTCTTTATCAGGGTATGAGATCCATATGGGACAAACAGCATCAACAAGGAAAGCAGAACCTTTTTCAGTCCTCTCCGGAACAGAGGAAGGCTGTACCGCTCGAGATGGCCAGGTGTTCGGCACGTACTTGCATGATGTTTTTCATAACGATGAATTCAGATGGCTTTATTTGAATAAGCTCCGTCAGAAAAAAGGCCTGAAGCCGATTGAGCGCTCGCTCCGCTTTCGTGCTTTTAAAGAAAGCGAATACGACAGACTTGCTGCCCACGTTAAAGGCTCTATTCAAATGAAAAAGATATATTCAGCAATGAAAACGTTTTTTTATAAGGAGGTGAAATAG
- the cobO gene encoding cob(I)yrinic acid a,c-diamide adenosyltransferase — protein MTGKDQKGRLLVYTGNGKGKTTASIGLAVRAIGRGMKVSILQFIKSPERTYGEKNVLEKLNGAEIHQLGAGFTWTKTPDVHRKALKSAWQIAKEKILSGEYDVVILDEINNALAIHTFPIDDVLPIEDVIHTIQNRPNHVHIVLTGRDAKDEIKEIADLVSVINVEKHYYEEGVDAIYGIEY, from the coding sequence ATGACAGGGAAAGATCAAAAAGGAAGATTGCTTGTTTATACGGGTAATGGCAAAGGAAAAACAACAGCATCCATCGGTCTTGCTGTCCGTGCGATTGGAAGAGGTATGAAAGTATCCATCCTGCAGTTTATAAAATCACCTGAGAGAACCTACGGTGAAAAAAACGTGCTTGAAAAACTCAACGGTGCTGAAATCCATCAGCTTGGAGCAGGATTCACTTGGACTAAAACACCAGATGTGCACCGGAAAGCTTTAAAATCAGCCTGGCAAATCGCCAAGGAAAAGATTTTGAGCGGAGAGTATGATGTCGTCATTCTTGATGAAATCAATAATGCGCTTGCTATTCATACGTTTCCGATCGATGACGTGCTGCCTATTGAGGATGTCATACATACGATTCAAAACCGCCCAAATCATGTTCATATTGTTTTGACAGGAAGAGATGCAAAGGATGAAATAAAGGAAATCGCTGACCTTGTGTCTGTTATCAATGTGGAAAAGCATTACTACGAAGAAGGTGTAGATGCCATCTATGGAATTGAATACTAA
- a CDS encoding diphthine--ammonia ligase: protein MKKKIALSWSGGKDGCMALHMLIGQGHEIACLITTVPIELERTFGHGEKMEAILKQSEALGIPVHFIRCTFKGYTQSFIDSLKDLKNKYQLTSAAFGDLYLDEHRSWGENTADSAGLEALYPLWMKKDEAAQALQDFADSGYKAVIIRTQDNVLDDTWLGQEIDQQLIERMKSTPICPMGEAGEYHTFVYDGPLFKRLIKLQFGERIQMETTTRLELEDLSLIEK from the coding sequence ATGAAGAAAAAAATTGCTCTATCATGGAGCGGCGGCAAAGATGGCTGTATGGCACTGCATATGCTCATTGGCCAAGGTCATGAAATTGCATGTCTTATAACCACTGTACCTATTGAGCTAGAGAGAACGTTCGGACATGGCGAGAAAATGGAAGCAATACTAAAACAAAGCGAAGCCTTAGGTATTCCTGTGCATTTTATTAGATGCACATTTAAGGGATATACTCAAAGTTTTATAGACTCACTTAAAGATTTGAAGAATAAATATCAACTTACTAGCGCAGCTTTCGGAGATTTATATCTTGATGAACACCGCAGCTGGGGAGAAAATACGGCAGACTCAGCTGGCTTAGAAGCACTGTATCCGTTATGGATGAAGAAGGATGAAGCTGCGCAAGCCCTTCAAGATTTTGCAGATAGCGGATACAAAGCAGTCATCATCAGAACTCAGGATAATGTGCTTGATGACACATGGCTCGGCCAGGAAATTGATCAGCAGCTAATAGAAAGAATGAAGTCCACACCGATATGTCCAATGGGTGAGGCAGGAGAGTATCATACCTTTGTGTATGATGGGCCGCTATTTAAAAGACTGATCAAACTGCAATTTGGCGAGAGAATTCAAATGGAAACAACAACTCGCCTGGAGCTGGAGGATTTAAGCCTAATCGAGAAATAG
- a CDS encoding M20 family metallo-hydrolase gives MADKTLTINKARLEERINALAQIGKISETGVCRLALSPEDKEAVETVKGWMEEAGLTARIDHFGNLIGRLEGRNPEAPVLMIGSHIDSQPYAGRFDGVIGVLGALEAAQTLKELNITPNMPIEIVAFCDEEGCRFNKGLFGVRGILGKLEEGELDRTDKSGITRKEALIEFGCDPEKFKDSEYPSGGISAFIELHIEQGPILEAKDTPVGIVTGISGPLWLTVELEGFAGHAGSVPMHMRQDALVGAAKIVVALNELTSEDVTAPTVGTVGSMKIFPDSRNIIPEKVSFTIDLRDIEIERRDFIENLLRKKIHTISELHGLTYTISEDTNSEPRYCSERIMKIMKNESSHIGLNPIELMSGPFHDSLAMSYECEYGMIFVRCKDGISHNPKEYSTMEDISIGTELLYRTAMKMALD, from the coding sequence TTGGCTGATAAAACTCTGACAATAAACAAAGCACGGCTTGAAGAAAGAATAAATGCCCTTGCACAGATAGGAAAAATCAGTGAGACCGGAGTTTGCAGGCTTGCCCTGTCTCCAGAAGACAAAGAAGCAGTCGAAACAGTAAAAGGCTGGATGGAAGAAGCAGGATTAACAGCAAGAATTGATCACTTTGGAAATTTAATCGGACGGCTTGAAGGAAGGAATCCTGAAGCTCCCGTATTAATGATTGGTTCACATATTGATTCACAGCCGTATGCAGGCAGATTTGACGGTGTAATCGGTGTTTTAGGTGCACTGGAGGCCGCTCAAACATTGAAAGAGCTGAATATTACTCCCAATATGCCAATTGAAATCGTCGCATTTTGTGATGAAGAGGGCTGCCGTTTTAATAAAGGGTTGTTTGGAGTAAGGGGTATCCTCGGCAAACTGGAAGAAGGGGAGTTAGACCGGACAGATAAAAGTGGAATCACTCGAAAAGAGGCATTGATTGAATTTGGATGTGATCCCGAAAAATTTAAGGACTCAGAATATCCTTCTGGAGGCATTTCCGCATTTATAGAGCTCCACATTGAACAAGGGCCGATTCTTGAAGCAAAAGATACACCTGTTGGAATCGTTACAGGAATATCAGGACCATTATGGCTGACGGTAGAACTTGAGGGCTTTGCAGGACACGCAGGATCTGTTCCCATGCATATGAGGCAGGATGCGCTTGTAGGAGCTGCAAAAATTGTTGTTGCCCTTAATGAATTAACAAGCGAGGATGTCACTGCGCCTACAGTCGGTACAGTCGGAAGCATGAAAATCTTCCCAGACTCGCGAAATATCATTCCGGAAAAAGTCAGCTTTACAATTGATTTAAGAGATATTGAGATTGAAAGACGCGATTTTATTGAAAATCTGCTGAGAAAAAAAATCCACACAATTTCTGAACTGCATGGATTAACTTATACCATTTCAGAAGATACAAATAGTGAACCGCGGTATTGCTCTGAAAGAATCATGAAGATAATGAAAAATGAGAGTTCACATATCGGACTGAATCCGATTGAATTGATGAGCGGACCTTTTCATGATTCATTAGCGATGTCGTACGAATGTGAGTATGGGATGATCTTTGTCCGCTGTAAAGACGGTATCAGCCATAATCCTAAAGAGTATTCAACGATGGAGGATATCTCAATTGGAACGGAGCTATTATACAGAACGGCTATGAAAATGGCTTTAGATTAA